One window from the genome of Pseudanabaena yagii GIHE-NHR1 encodes:
- the ctpC gene encoding carboxyl-terminal processing protease CtpC yields MAKGGLVLGTTAALAAAVAVVGFQLANPSIAAFRDSPKEIVDEAWQLINREYVDGSFNKVDWRQVRRQYVENRDYASKAEAYRSVREMLKLLDDPYTRFMDPEQFKSMQIDTSGELTGVGIQLGMDDATKQLTVVAPIEDSPAARAGLLTKDIITAIADKSTDGMDINQAVALIRGPAGTKVKLGIKRGDRQFDVELERAKIEIHPVKAELRDTNIGKVGYISLRQFNANAASDMRKAIQDHVSKGAVGFVLDLRSNPGGLLYSSAEIARMWLDNATIVSTIDRKGESERLTANRQSLTNKPLVVLVDGGSASASEILSGALQDNKRAVIVGTKTFGKGLVQSVHSLSDGSGMAVTIAKYYTPNGRDINHMGIVPDRVVELTKEDLEKLNKNRDLVGTVADPQFAKAIDILSSELKNVSSR; encoded by the coding sequence ATGGCAAAAGGCGGACTTGTACTTGGTACAACAGCAGCATTAGCGGCGGCTGTCGCAGTTGTTGGTTTTCAGCTAGCAAATCCTAGCATCGCCGCATTTCGGGACAGCCCCAAAGAAATTGTTGACGAAGCTTGGCAGCTTATTAATCGGGAATATGTCGATGGTTCCTTTAACAAAGTAGACTGGCGGCAAGTTAGACGACAATATGTCGAAAACCGTGATTACGCATCCAAGGCTGAAGCATATCGATCAGTTCGGGAAATGCTTAAGTTGCTTGATGATCCCTATACTCGGTTTATGGATCCTGAGCAATTCAAGAGTATGCAAATTGATACTTCGGGGGAACTTACAGGGGTCGGTATTCAATTGGGCATGGATGATGCCACGAAACAGCTAACAGTAGTTGCACCGATTGAGGATTCACCTGCAGCTCGTGCAGGGCTTTTAACTAAGGACATCATTACGGCGATCGCAGATAAATCTACGGATGGCATGGATATCAACCAAGCTGTAGCCCTGATTCGTGGTCCTGCTGGTACAAAGGTCAAGTTGGGTATCAAGCGTGGCGATCGCCAATTTGATGTCGAACTAGAACGCGCCAAGATTGAAATTCATCCAGTCAAGGCAGAATTGCGTGACACCAATATCGGCAAGGTCGGCTATATCAGCTTGCGCCAGTTTAATGCTAATGCTGCTAGCGATATGCGTAAGGCGATCCAAGATCACGTCAGCAAGGGCGCAGTTGGCTTTGTTCTCGATTTACGATCTAACCCTGGTGGCTTACTCTACTCCAGTGCTGAGATTGCCAGAATGTGGCTCGATAACGCTACAATCGTTTCAACAATTGACCGTAAGGGCGAAAGTGAACGACTGACTGCTAATCGTCAATCTCTAACCAATAAGCCTCTGGTGGTACTAGTAGATGGCGGCTCCGCAAGTGCCAGCGAAATTCTATCTGGTGCTTTGCAAGATAACAAGCGGGCTGTCATTGTCGGTACAAAAACCTTCGGTAAAGGTCTAGTGCAGTCAGTACATTCTTTGAGCGATGGTTCAGGGATGGCAGTGACGATCGCGAAGTACTACACCCCCAATGGACGCGATATTAACCACATGGGTATCGTGCCTGATCGGGTGGTTGAGTTGACTAAAGAGGATCTAGAAAAACTTAACAAGAATCGAGATCTCGTTGGTACAGTTGCTGACCCACAATTTGCCAAAGCGATCGATATTCTTTCGAGCGAACTGAAAAACGTTAGCTCCCGCTAG
- a CDS encoding response regulator transcription factor gives MTVAETSKPLRVLIVEDDPLIQLGLEQSLSQQPHVTVVGIAEDGYIGVKMAQELIPDIIVMDIGLPRLDGISATQKIKTSLPNVHIVMLSSHTDDTEIIAALSSGADAYCVKGTSTESLLAAFAAAKDGATYLDPQIARKVMDHLKPPIPTENTSHLSQRELEVLKLIVDGKSNPEIAKLLYLSPNTIKTHVRGIMNKLSVDDRVQAAVIALRSGLVN, from the coding sequence ATGACTGTGGCAGAAACATCAAAACCTCTAAGAGTTCTCATTGTTGAAGATGATCCACTAATCCAACTCGGTTTAGAGCAATCCCTATCTCAACAACCCCATGTGACGGTAGTTGGTATCGCCGAGGATGGCTATATCGGCGTAAAAATGGCACAGGAATTAATTCCTGACATCATCGTGATGGATATTGGTTTACCGAGACTAGATGGAATTTCGGCAACTCAGAAAATTAAAACGAGCTTACCTAATGTTCACATTGTGATGCTTAGCTCCCATACAGATGATACAGAAATCATCGCTGCGCTCTCTAGTGGGGCTGATGCCTATTGCGTCAAAGGAACAAGTACTGAAAGCCTACTAGCAGCTTTTGCCGCAGCTAAAGATGGGGCAACCTACCTCGATCCTCAAATTGCGCGTAAAGTAATGGATCACCTCAAACCACCCATCCCAACTGAAAATACTTCACATTTATCTCAAAGGGAATTAGAAGTACTGAAACTAATAGTTGATGGCAAAAGTAACCCTGAAATTGCCAAACTGCTGTACCTCAGTCCTAACACGATTAAAACCCATGTCCGTGGCATTATGAATAAATTATCGGTGGACGATCGCGTACAGGCGGCAGTGATTGCTTTGCGATCAGGATTAGTCAATTAA